The following nucleotide sequence is from Agromyces sp. SYSU T00194.
CGCACGATCGACCACATCAGCGCCAAGGGCGGCGAGGGCCGCTTCATCTTCGGCACCGGCTCGGGCTGGTTCGAGCGCGACTACGACGAGTACGGCTACGACTTCGGCAGCGTCGGTTCGCGCCTCGACGACCTCACCGACGCGCTGCCGCGCATCGAGGCCCGCTGGGCGAAGCTCAACCCTGCGCCGACGCGCGACATCCCGGTGCTCATCGGCGGCAAGGGCGAGCAGAAGACGCTGAAGCTCGTGGCCAAGCACGCCGACGTCTGGCACAGCTTCGTCAAGCCCGACGAGATCGCGCACAAGGTCTCGGTCATCGACGCGTGGGGCGAGAAGGTCGGGCGCGACACGTCGGGCATCGTGGTCTCGAACGAGCTCGCGCGCGCCGACGACGAGAAGGCCGACGCGTACTACGACGCGGGCGTGCGCATGTTCACGCTCGGCCTCAACGGGCCCGACTACGACGTGACCGAGGTCAAGCGCTGGCTCGCCTGGCGCGACGCCAAGAACGCCTGACCCGGGGTCGAGAGGCGCACGGATGCTGCGTGCCGACGCTGAGCACGCAGCATCCGTGCGCCTCGATCGCTGTCGTGCAGCGCTCGGGCGTGTGACACTGGAAACGGCGTCCCGCACCGTCTGCGGGGCTCGAGGAGAGTGACCTGGTCCGCCGACACCCTGCGGCGTCGCCGCGGCTGCCGGTCCTCGCCGGCACCGTTGCACCGCCGCCGACGAGTGAAGGAGGCGCGATGTCGATCGCCACAGACAACCCCACCGACGAGCAGGCCCTGACCACCGGCCCGGCCGGTTCCGGCGCCCTGGCCCGCACGACCGCCGCCCGCCCCGAGCGCAGGGCGGTGCGGAAGACGGTGCTGATGTGCCGCCCCGAGCACTTCACGGTGGTCTACCGCATCAACCCGTGGATGAACCCCGCCCTGCCGACCGACACGAGCCTCGCGGTGCAGCAGTGGCAGGCCCTGTACGACACGTACGTGCAGCTCGGCTACGACGTGCAGCTCATCGACCCGATCGCCGGGCTGCCCGACATGGTCTACGCGGCCAACGGCGGATTCGTGCTCGACGGCATCGCCTACGGCGCGAGCTTCACCCACCCCGAGCGGCAGGCCGAGGGCCCCGCCTACATGGACTGGTTCGATGCGGCCGGGTTCCGCGTGCACCGCCCGGTCGAGATCAACGAGGGGGAGGGCGACTTCCTGCTCGTCGGCGACGCGATCCTCGCCGGCACCGGCTTCCGCAGCGACTCCCGTTCGCACGAGGAGATCGGCCGGGTGTTCGGTCGCGAGGTCGTGACCCTGCGCCTGGTGAACCCGAGCTACTACCACCTCGACACCGCGCTCGCGGTGCTCGACCCCACGCCCGGCCGCGAGCACATCGCCTACCTGCCGACTGCGTTCGACGAGGCGTCCCGCGCCGTGCTCGAGGCCCGCTACCCCGACGCGATCATCGTGTCGGAGGAGGACGCCGCGATCCTCGGCCTCAACTCGTTCAGCGACAACCGCAACGTCGTCATCGCCGCCCGCGCGGAAGGCTTCGCCGAGCAGCTGCGCGCCCACGGCTACACCCCGATCGGCGTCGACCTCTCCGAGCTGCTGCTCGGCGGCGGCGGCGTGAAGTGCTGCACCCTGGAGCTGCGCCGATGATCCACACCGCCGAGAACGCCACCGAAGCCGCGATCGCCCTCGAGGAGGCGCACGCGGCGCACAACTACCACCCGCTGCCCGTGGTCGTCGCCTCGGGCGAGGGCGCCTGGGTGACGGATGTCGAGGGGCGACGCTACCTCGACTGCCTCGCCGCCTACTCGGCGGTGAACTTCGGGCACGGGCATCCGCAGCTCGTCGCCGCCGCGCACGCGCAGCTCGACCGCATCACGCTCACCAGCCGCGCGTTCCACAACGACCGGCTCGGGCCGTTCGTGACCGAGCTCGCCGAACTCGTCGGCATGGACATGGTGCTGCCGATGAACACGGGCGCCGAGGCGGTCGAGTCGGCGATCAAGGTCGCGCGCGCCTGGGGGTACCGGGTCAAGGGCGTGCCGACGGATGCCGCGAACATCGTCGTCATGGCCGGCAACTTCCACGGCCGCACCACCACGATCGTCTCGTTCAGCGACGACCCCGACGCGCGCGCCGACTTCGGCCCGTTCACGCCGGGCTTCCGGGCGGTGCCCTACGGCGACGCCGACGCGGCGGCCGACGCGATCGACGCGAACACCGTTGCGGTGCTCGTCGAGCCGATCCAGGGCGAGGCGGGCATCGTCGTGCCGCCGGCCGACTTCCTGCCGCGGGTGCGCGAGCTGTGCGACGCGAACGGCGTGCTGCTCATCGCCGACGAGATCCAGTCGGGGCTCGGCCGCACCGGCTCGACGCTCGCGTGCGACCTGGTCGGCGTGCGCCCCGACCTCGTGACGCTCGGCAAGGCGCTCGGCGGCGGCATCGTGCCGGTGTCGGCCGTCGTCGGCAGCGCCGACGTGCTCGGCGTGCTGCGGCCCGGCGAGCACGGCTCGACGTTCGGCGGCAACCCGCTGGCCGCCGCGGTTGGCCTCGAGGTCGTGCGGCTGCTCGCGAGCGGCGAGCCCCAGGCCCGCGCGCGCGACCTCGGGGCGCGGCTGCGCGCCCGGCTCGACGCGCTCGTCGGGCGCGGCGTCGTCGCCGTGCGCGGCGCCGGGCTCTGGGCGGGCATCGACATCGACCCCGCGCTCGGCACGGGCCGCGAGGTCTGCGAGGCGCTCATGCGCCGCGGAGTGCTGGCGAAGGACACCCACGGGTCGACGATCCGGCTCGCGCCGCCGATCGTCGTCGAGGCATCCGACCTCGACTGGGCCGTCGACCAGCTCGAGGCCGTGCTCGCGGAGCTCGCCGGCTGAGCCGGTGGGCTGCGCTGCTCAGGAACCTGGGCCGGATCCCAGGAGCCACGGCGGGCGACACGCCGTGTGAGGCGGTTGCTCGGGCGCCGAGGTCCTGAGAAGCGACCTCCTCAGGGCCGGCGCTCGGCGACGCGCGTCGACGTGAGGGCGAGCACGAGGAACGCGACGGTGCTGCCGACGAGCACCGCGAGCGGCAGCGCCCACCCCGAGGTCGCCTCGTGCAGCGCGCCGAGCAGCGGCGGGCTGAGGGCCGCCACGAGGTAGCCGCCGCCCTGCACGATCGCGGACATGCCGGCCGCCTCGCGGTCGCTGCGCGCGCGCCGCACCATGACCGTGAAGATGACGACGAACCCGCCGCCCTGCGCGACCCCGCCGATGACCTCCCACAGCACGTACGCCTCGGGCGCGACGAGCAGGCCCACCGGCAGGCTCACCCAGAGCGCGCCGACCAGGGCCGCGGGCACCCACTGCGGGGCACGCGCGCCGACCAGCGGCACGCCCAGCGCGCCGACGATCGCCGCGACCTGGAACACCGACGATGCGACGCCGGCTCCGACCGCGTCGATCCCGTGCAGGTCCGACAGCATCGACGGCAGCCACGACGTGAAGCCGTAGTACGACCACGCCTGCGCCGCGAAGGCGAGGGTCAGCAGCCACGTGAGCGGGTTGCGCCATGCGGAGTCCTGCGCGCCCGAGCGGTCGCTGCGCCGGTGGTCCACGATCGTGATGCCGCCCGTGAGGGCCTCCGGCGGTGCCGGCGCCGCCGACTCGGTGTGCGGCGGTGCCTGCGGGACGTGCGGCGACCGGCGGGCGCTGGCGTTCCGGCGACGCAGGTACGCGCTCCACACGACGAGCGCGGCGATCACGAGCACGCCCCAGGCGGTCGTCGCCGCGCGCCAGCCCACGAGATCGGCGAGCGGGGCCGTCGCGAGGGTGGTGAGCATCGTGCCGACGTTGAACATCGCGGCGTAGCCGCCGGTGACGAGTGTCGCGCGCTCGGGTGGCACGTCGCGTCGGATGACCACGGGCATGACCACGTTGCCGATGGTGATGGCGACCCCGATCACGACCATGCCGGCGAACGCCAAGGCGGTGCCGGCGCTCGCGCGGATGATCGTGCCGGCGAGGACCCCGACGAGGGCGATGAGCACGGCACGCTCGGCCCCGCTCAGCCGGATCACGAGCGCCGCGATCGGCGTGGCCAGCGCGAAGCAGAGCACGGCGAGCGTCGTCAGGAGCCCCGCGGTGGCGGGGGTCAGGCCGAGGTCGTCCTCGATGCGCTCGATCACCGGTGCGAGTGCGACGATGGGCGCACGCAGGTTCAGGGCGACGAGCATGATGCCCGCCGTGAGCAGCCACGGGAACGCGCGGCCGGCTGCGTCCCGGTCTGGAGGTGTCACTGCGTCCGATCGTACGCGGTGACCGGTGGGGGCCCCGGTCCGGCCGGGGCATCCGTCGTCGACCGCACTCGACCCGCGGGCGCCACGGGCATAGCATGACGCCATGAGCGACGATGTCGCCGAGCCCGCGCCGGGGGACGCGAGCCCTTCGGAGGGCGAGCCCCGCCTGCCGGGTGTCGGCACGACGGACGACCACGGGTTCTTCGGGCAGCCGCGCGCGCTCGCCAACATCTTCGGCGTGGAGATGTGGGAGCGGTTCAGCTTCTACGGCATGCAGGGCATCCTGCTGCTGTACCTGTACTACTCCGCGTCCGAGGGCGGCCTCGGCATGGAGCAGTCGACGGCGGCCGGCATCGTCGGCGCCTACGGGGGAGCGGTCTACCTGTCGACCGTGCTCGGCGCCTGGATCGCCGACCGGCTGTTCGGCTCGGAACGGGTGCTGTTCTGGAGCGCCGTCGTCATCATGTTCGGGCACATCGCGCTCGCGCTGCTGCCGGGGTTCTGGGGCGTCGGCGTCGGGTTGATCCTGGTGGCGCTCGGCAGCGGTGGGCTGAAGGCGAACGCCACCGCCGTCGTGGGCACGCTCTACCGCCCGGAGGACCCGCGGCGCGACGCCGGCTTCTCGCTGTTCTACCTCGGCATCAACCTCGGGGCGTTCCTGGGGCCGCTGCTGACCGGGCTGCTGCAGTCGACCATGGGGTTCCACTGGGGCTTCGGCCTGGCCGCGGTCGGCATGGCGATCGGCCTCATCCAGTACTCGTTCGGCCGCCGGCGCATCCCCGACGTCGCTCGCGAGGTCCCCAACCCGCTGCCCGCCGATCGCCGGGTGATCGCGGCGGTGATCGCGGCCGTCGCGATCGTGCTGGTCCTGGTCGGCGTGCTGCTCGGACTCGTGAACGCCAACAACCTCGTGACCCTCGTGATCGCGGGCACCGTCATCGCGGCGATCGCGTACTTCGCCGTCATCCTGACGTCGCAGCGCATCGACGCGACCGAGCGGTCGCGCGTCTACGCGTTCATCCCCCTGTTCATCACGAGCGTCGGCTTCTGGTCGCTGTACCAGCAGCAGTTCACCGTGCTCACGATCTACTCCGACGAGCAGCTCGACCGGTCGATCCTCGGCTGGGAGATGCCCGTGCCGTGGGTGCAGTCGATCAACCCGATCTTCATCATCATCCTGTCGGGCGTCTTCGCCGCGCTCTGGACCAAGCTCGGCACCAGGCAGCCGTCGACCCCCGTGAAGTTCGCGCTCGGGACCGTGGTGATGGGGGTCGCGTTCCTGCTGTTCCTCCCGTTCGCCGACGGCGGCAAGAACTCCACGCCGCTGCTGTGGATGGTGCTCATCCTCTTCACGTTCACCGTCGCCGAGCTGCTGCTGTCGCCCGTGGGGCTCTCGGTCGCGACGAAGCTCGCCCCCGCCATCTTCCGCACGCAGATGGTCGCGCTGTTCTTCCTGTCGATCGCGCTCGGCACGTCGATCGCCGGGCTCCTCGCCGAGTTCTACACGCGGGTCAACGAGGCCACGTACTTCGGGGTGCTGGGCGCGATCGCCATCGTGATCGGCGCGTGCCTGTTCCTCGCCGTGCGCCCGGTGCTGCGGCTCATGCGGGGTGTGCGCTGACCCGACGCGCGGCATGCCGTTCGCGCTAGGCTGCGCGCATGTCGAACACGCTCGTGGTCATTCCCACGTACGACGAGCGGGAGAACCTCGGGCCGATCGTCGCCCGCGTCCGCGCGGCCGTTCCCGACGCCTCGGTGCTGGTCGTCGACGACAGCTCGCCCGACGGCACGGGTGAGCTCGCCGACGAGATGGCGACGCGTGACGCGGCCCTGCACGTGCTGCATCGCGCCGGCAAGGAGGGACTCGGAGCGGCCTACCTCCACGCGTTCGACTGGGCCCTCGAGCGCGGGTACGACCCGGTCGTGCAGATGGACGCCGACGGCTCGCACCTGCCCGAGGAGCTGCCGCGACTGCTGGCACGGCTCGAGGCGGCGGATGCCTCCGGCACGACGCCCGACGTCGTCGTGGGCTCGCGCTGGGTCGACGGGGGGTCGGTGGAGAACTGGCCCACGCACCGGCGGCTGGTGTCCCGCATGGGGAGCGCCTACGCGCACCTGGTGCTGCGCCTTCCGGCGCGCGACGCGACGGCGGGCTACCGGGTGTTCCGCGCCGACGCGCTGCGCCGGATCGACCTCGCCGACGTGCACTCGCGCGGGTACGGGTTCCAGGTGGACGTGCTCTGGCATGCGCACCGCGCCGGGCTCGTGGTGGCCGAGGAGCCCGTGCGATTCGTCGACCGCGAGCACGGGGCGAGCAAGATGAGCGTCGGCATCGCGGTCGAGGCCGCGCTGCGCGTGACGGGCTGGGGCCTGCGCGGGTGGTGGGACGCGCTCCGCGGGCGTGGTCGCCCGTCGCGGCGCGACGCGGTCGGCTCCGTCGCGGGCGGTTCCGCCGGCGACGCCTGAGGCGCCCGGGTCAGACGGCCAGCTGCAGCGGGTCGGCGAGCAGGCGCGACCGTGCGCTGGCGAACCCGCCGAGCAGCGCGGCGTCGGTTCCGGCGGCGGCGGCGAGCACCAGCGGCACCTGCTCGGGATCGTCGCTGAGGAACCCGTCGGTCGCGACCGCGTCGGCGATGTCGCCGACGAGCTCGGCCCAGTAGCCGCCGACCACGATCGCCGACGGGTCGAGGGCGGTGTCGAGCGCGCGCAGCGCGCGCCCGATCCAGAGCACCGCGTCGTTCCACGACCAGACCGCGTGCTGGTCGTTGGCGTCGATGCGGTCGCGCAGCTCCTCGAGCGCGGCGGCCAGGCCGTGCTCGCGTCGCAGCTCGGTCAGGCCCGCGCGCTCGAGCACGATCTCGGGACCGGCGATCGTGACGAGGCAGCCGTGCTGTCCGCAGCGGCAGGGCACCCCGGTGGGATCGATCGCGAGGTGCCCGAGCGCCCCGGCGGATCCGAA
It contains:
- a CDS encoding LLM class F420-dependent oxidoreductase translates to MLTDTPVRLGVQLHPQHTTAQQMRDAVLRSEELGVDIVFNWDHFYPLYGEADGPHFESWTLLAAWAEQTERVELGALVNCNSYRNPDLQADMARTIDHISAKGGEGRFIFGTGSGWFERDYDEYGYDFGSVGSRLDDLTDALPRIEARWAKLNPAPTRDIPVLIGGKGEQKTLKLVAKHADVWHSFVKPDEIAHKVSVIDAWGEKVGRDTSGIVVSNELARADDEKADAYYDAGVRMFTLGLNGPDYDVTEVKRWLAWRDAKNA
- the ddaH gene encoding dimethylargininase codes for the protein MSIATDNPTDEQALTTGPAGSGALARTTAARPERRAVRKTVLMCRPEHFTVVYRINPWMNPALPTDTSLAVQQWQALYDTYVQLGYDVQLIDPIAGLPDMVYAANGGFVLDGIAYGASFTHPERQAEGPAYMDWFDAAGFRVHRPVEINEGEGDFLLVGDAILAGTGFRSDSRSHEEIGRVFGREVVTLRLVNPSYYHLDTALAVLDPTPGREHIAYLPTAFDEASRAVLEARYPDAIIVSEEDAAILGLNSFSDNRNVVIAARAEGFAEQLRAHGYTPIGVDLSELLLGGGGVKCCTLELRR
- the rocD gene encoding ornithine--oxo-acid transaminase; this translates as MIHTAENATEAAIALEEAHAAHNYHPLPVVVASGEGAWVTDVEGRRYLDCLAAYSAVNFGHGHPQLVAAAHAQLDRITLTSRAFHNDRLGPFVTELAELVGMDMVLPMNTGAEAVESAIKVARAWGYRVKGVPTDAANIVVMAGNFHGRTTTIVSFSDDPDARADFGPFTPGFRAVPYGDADAAADAIDANTVAVLVEPIQGEAGIVVPPADFLPRVRELCDANGVLLIADEIQSGLGRTGSTLACDLVGVRPDLVTLGKALGGGIVPVSAVVGSADVLGVLRPGEHGSTFGGNPLAAAVGLEVVRLLASGEPQARARDLGARLRARLDALVGRGVVAVRGAGLWAGIDIDPALGTGREVCEALMRRGVLAKDTHGSTIRLAPPIVVEASDLDWAVDQLEAVLAELAG
- a CDS encoding MFS transporter, with product MTPPDRDAAGRAFPWLLTAGIMLVALNLRAPIVALAPVIERIEDDLGLTPATAGLLTTLAVLCFALATPIAALVIRLSGAERAVLIALVGVLAGTIIRASAGTALAFAGMVVIGVAITIGNVVMPVVIRRDVPPERATLVTGGYAAMFNVGTMLTTLATAPLADLVGWRAATTAWGVLVIAALVVWSAYLRRRNASARRSPHVPQAPPHTESAAPAPPEALTGGITIVDHRRSDRSGAQDSAWRNPLTWLLTLAFAAQAWSYYGFTSWLPSMLSDLHGIDAVGAGVASSVFQVAAIVGALGVPLVGARAPQWVPAALVGALWVSLPVGLLVAPEAYVLWEVIGGVAQGGGFVVIFTVMVRRARSDREAAGMSAIVQGGGYLVAALSPPLLGALHEATSGWALPLAVLVGSTVAFLVLALTSTRVAERRP
- a CDS encoding peptide MFS transporter, which translates into the protein MSDDVAEPAPGDASPSEGEPRLPGVGTTDDHGFFGQPRALANIFGVEMWERFSFYGMQGILLLYLYYSASEGGLGMEQSTAAGIVGAYGGAVYLSTVLGAWIADRLFGSERVLFWSAVVIMFGHIALALLPGFWGVGVGLILVALGSGGLKANATAVVGTLYRPEDPRRDAGFSLFYLGINLGAFLGPLLTGLLQSTMGFHWGFGLAAVGMAIGLIQYSFGRRRIPDVAREVPNPLPADRRVIAAVIAAVAIVLVLVGVLLGLVNANNLVTLVIAGTVIAAIAYFAVILTSQRIDATERSRVYAFIPLFITSVGFWSLYQQQFTVLTIYSDEQLDRSILGWEMPVPWVQSINPIFIIILSGVFAALWTKLGTRQPSTPVKFALGTVVMGVAFLLFLPFADGGKNSTPLLWMVLILFTFTVAELLLSPVGLSVATKLAPAIFRTQMVALFFLSIALGTSIAGLLAEFYTRVNEATYFGVLGAIAIVIGACLFLAVRPVLRLMRGVR
- a CDS encoding polyprenol monophosphomannose synthase translates to MSNTLVVIPTYDERENLGPIVARVRAAVPDASVLVVDDSSPDGTGELADEMATRDAALHVLHRAGKEGLGAAYLHAFDWALERGYDPVVQMDADGSHLPEELPRLLARLEAADASGTTPDVVVGSRWVDGGSVENWPTHRRLVSRMGSAYAHLVLRLPARDATAGYRVFRADALRRIDLADVHSRGYGFQVDVLWHAHRAGLVVAEEPVRFVDREHGASKMSVGIAVEAALRVTGWGLRGWWDALRGRGRPSRRDAVGSVAGGSAGDA